A stretch of the Salminus brasiliensis chromosome 19, fSalBra1.hap2, whole genome shotgun sequence genome encodes the following:
- the LOC140540716 gene encoding inositol-trisphosphate 3-kinase B, with protein MKGLKFSLRNMSTSTIMCDEDDPQRTIKPEKEESLGNKVRGEAERIDLFTPDSAHLTNRGNNFTKEPLLTGRRSNPKLVSAQAVLSSRLLPESIQEEPITTPEKMESNAVLGRPETNGTDGRKPTDEERVEEAGNTIAKERTTDEKGSLPENSEVSRKSMWRAGQRERWRGKRRERLGGSVEDLEQEAKAVQKEKENRGIRWRHPQKHWGSKESKDQESEKEDRAGERDRGQCSMEGDSQTRGSASHPIFSRVLAHSLASSSSSSSSSFNCSSAESDEVFSEGEETIKKKDVRKCRSWRTFLTMMQWSKRRQSSWIQLAGHQGNIQLGEGGEVLKRFNEVEDSCLRALMSDPLCRFVPQYYGIISRNGETYIRLEDLLSGLKQPVIMDCKMGIRTYQEEEIIKARTKASLRTDMYQKMVKVDPAAPTEEENERRGVTKLRYMQWRDSTSSTTTLGFRIEAIMMETGIVLRDFNKTKAKAQITETLLLFSKRQGHVLKAYQSRLEALKETLKESAFFSSHEVIGGSLLFVHDHTGKANIWMIDFGKTIPTLENVHLRHDVPWVEGNHEDGYLIGLNSLISLLCEAIKEATGQNPESQNPQINHQETGDRCNQPQTESTSDLLKETANTSHLV; from the exons ATGAAAGGACTTAAGTTCTCCTTGAGAAATATGAGCACATCAACAATCATGTGTGATGAAGATGACCCACAGAGGACAATCAAGCCTGAGAAGGAGGAGAGTTTGGGGAACAAGGTGAGAGGAGAAGCTGAAAGAATAGACCTGTTTACTCCTGATTCCGCTCACCTTACAAACAGGGGGAACAACTTTACGAAGGAACCATTGCTCACTGGACGTAGGTCAAATCCCAAACTGGTATCTGCTCAGGCGGTGCTCTCATCCAGACTACTGCCAGAGTCTATTCAAGAGGAACCCATAACGACTCCAGAGAAGATGGAATCTAATGCTGTTCTGGGCCGCCCCGAGACCAACGGTACTGATGGCAGAAAGCCCACAGATGAAGAAAGAGTGGAAGAGGCAGGAAATACAATTGCCAAAGAAAGAACCACTGATGAAAAGGGCTCACTGCCAGAGAACAGTGAAGTGTCCAGAAAGAGCATGTGGAGAGCAggacagagggagagatggaggggaAAGAGGAGGGAAAGGCTGGGAGGCAGCGTGGAAGACCTTGAGCAGGAAGCCAAAGCTgttcagaaagaaaaagaaaaccgTGGTATTAGATGGAGACACCCGCAAAAGCACTGGGGGTCTAAAGAAAGCAAAGATCAAGAGTCAGAAAAGGAGGACAGAgcaggagaaagagacagagggcAATGTAGCATGGAGGGGGACTCACAAACCAGGGGATCGGCGTCACACCCCATTTTCTCAAGGGTCCTCGCTCACTCCCTTGCCTCGTCCTCGTCCTCCTCGTCTTCATCCTTCAACTGCTCCTCAGCAGAAAGTGATGAAGTGTTCAGTGAGGGAGAGGAGACCATCAAGAAGAAGGACGTTAGAAAG TGTCGATCCTGGAGGACGTTTCTGACCATGATGCAATGGTCAAAAAGAAGGCAGAGCTCCTGGATTCAACTGGCTGGACATCAAG GTAACATCCAGCTGGGTGAAGGTGGGGAGGTACTGAAGAGATTTAATGAAGTGGAGGACAGCTGCCTGCGGGCTCTCATGTCTGACCCTCTCTGCCGGTTCGTGCCTCAGTACTACGGGATCATCAGCAGAAACGGAGAGACCTACATCCGTCTGGAGGACCTGCTGAGTGGCCTCAAGCAGCCGGTCATCATGGACTGCAAAATGGGCATCCG TACATATCAAGAGGAGGAGATTATTAAAGCCAGGACCAAAGCAAGCTTGCGGACTGATATGTACCAGAAGATGGTGAAAGTGGACCCTGCGGCTCCCACAGAGGAAGAAAACGAGCGGAGAGGTGTGACCAAACTGCGCTACATGCAGTGGAGGGacagcaccagcagcaccacAACTCTAGGGTTCCGGATAGAGGCCATTATG ATGGAGACTGGGATTGTGTTACGCGATTTCAATAAAACTAAAGCCAAAGCCCAAATCACAGAGACACTGTTACTATTCAGCAAGAGGCAGGGACACGTTCTA AAAGCCTATCAGTCCAGACTAGAGGCTTTAAAAGAGACGTTAAAGGAGTCTGCTTTTTTCAGCAGCCATGAG GTCATAGGAGGCTCTCTTCTTTTTGTACACGACCACACAGGCAAGGCCAATATATGGATGATTGATTTTGGGAAGACCATTCCCACACTGGAAAATGTGCACCTGAGGCATGATGTTCCATGGGTCGAGGGGAATCATGAAGATGGCTACCTCATTGGGCTGAACTCCCTCATCTCTCTGCTGTGTGAGGCCATCAAAGAAGCTACAGGTCAAAACCCAGAGAGCCAAAACCCACAGATTAACCACCAGGAGACAGGCGACCGATGTAATCAACCCCAAACTGAGTCAACATCGGACTTGTTAAAAGAAACTGCAAATACCAGTCACCTTGTCTGA
- the bscl2l gene encoding BSCL2 lipid droplet biogenesis associated, seipin, like — translation MMRRDEEEWADHEEHAEPRGSWNYLSSEMDDMDTEGPSIQELGGLLIRIQEALIILFMRIRQRVLQTAILVCVLLLLLWVAIFLYGSFYYSFMPTANFITPVHFYYRTDCPSPHHSLCSFPMANLSLLRNGKKQVMSYGQPYQVTLELEMPESPANEQLGMFLVKMSCYSYDGQVVDTTARSTMLHYRSSLLQSLGTLMFFPLLLMGATEQKQYVLVELYSSYVDNSYKPTVGAVIEIYSQQVQIYKAQLYIHAHFSGIRYILYHFPLASAVVGVLSNFTFLSMLIFFSYLQMALGGVWPNRQDVKWNRDKQSGADVPEATDLYERNTHPEDNSTGTKSNLLDASVVGPSDVTNPSSGKMEESVLDKGVEDVVEINGSRGFAEEQSLSEARNEDVYLKLRFLSEGVSEPPPEATDKAYYRTGTCLSS, via the exons ATGATGAGGAGAGACGAAGAGGAATGGGCAGATCATGAGGAGCATGCAGAACCGAGAG GCAGTTGGAATTATTTGAGCTCAGAGATGGATGACATGGACACCGAGGGCCCAAGCATTCAGGAGCTCGGTGGTCTCCTGATCCGCATCCAAGAAGCACTGATCATTCTGTTTATGAGGATCCGACAAAGAGTCCTACAGACTGCCATTCTCGTGTGcgttcttctacttcttctatGGGTGGCCATCTTCCTCTACGGCAGTTTCTACTACTCCTTTATGCCCACAGCCAACTTCATCACTCCTGTGCACTTCTATTACAG AACGGACTGTCCCTCTCCCCACCACTCCCTTTGCTCCTTTCCAATGGCTAACCTTTCACTACTTAGGAATGGGAAGAAACAG GTGATGTCATATGGGCAGCCCTATCAGGTCACGCTGGAGCTGGAAATGCCTGAGTCTCCGGCCAATGAGCAGCTGGGAATGTTCCTGGTGAAAATGTCCTGCTACTCCTATGATGGACAGGTGGTTGATACCACTGCACGCTCT ACCATGCTACACTACCGCTCCAGCCTGCTGCAGTCTCTTGGCACTCTGATGTTCTTTCCTCTGCTGCTGATGGGAGCGACCGAGCAGAAGCAGTACGTCCTGGTGGAGCTCTACTCTTCTTATGTAGACAACTCG TATAAGCCCACTGTTGGGGCAGTTATAGAAATCTACTCTCAGCAAGTTCAGATCTACAAAGCCCAGCTGTATATCCATGCTCACTTCTCTGGCATCAG ATACATCCTCTATCACTTCCCCCTGGCTTCAGCTGTGGTGGGCGTGCTGAGTAACTTCACCTTCCTCAGCATGCTCATATTCTTCAGCTACCTGCAGATGGCCCTGGGTGGCGTCTGGCCAAATCGACAG GATGTAAAATGGAATAGAGACAAGCAGAGTGGAGCGGATGTTCCAGAAGCCACAGATCTCtatgagagaaacacacacccTGAGGACAACAGTACAG gCACCAAATCAAATTTGTTGGATGCGTCTGTAGTGGGACCCAGTGACGTCACAAATCCCAGTTCTGGCAAGATGGAAGAGTCTGTTCTGGACAAAGGGGTGGAGGACGTGGTAGAGATAAATGGCTCCAGGGGCTTTGCTGAAGAACAGTCCCTATCTGAGGCACGGAATGAGGACGTTTACTTGAAACTTAGGTTTCTGTCTGAGGGAGTGTCCGAGCCGCCCCCAGAAGCTACAGACAAGGCCTATTATCGCACTGGAACTTGTCTGAGCTCTTAG